One genomic window of Bradyrhizobium sp. CCGE-LA001 includes the following:
- a CDS encoding cbb3-type cytochrome c oxidase subunit I produces the protein MKYQTQKVAMLYFYGALILFLAQVLFGLVAGTIYVLPNTLSALLPFNIVRMIHTNALIVWSLIGFMGATYFLLPEETETELYSPLLAKIQFWMFFGAAGVAVVGYLFHYHEGREFLEQPFIIKVGIVVVCLMFLFNVTMTALKGRKTTVTNILLFGLWGVAIFFLFAFYNPINLAVDKMYWWYVVHLWVEGVWELIMASILAYLMIKLNGIDREVVEKWLYVIIGLALFSGILGTGHHFYWIGAPGYWQWIGSLFSTLEVAPFFTMVIFTVQMTWKAGRKHPNRAALLWSVGCSVMAFLGAGVWGFLHTLSSVNYYTHGTQVTAAHGHLAFFGAYVMLNLSVMAYAIPQLKGRAPYNQWLSMASFWIMCTAMMVMTFALTFAGVVQVHLQRVLGQGYMDVQDQLAMFYWVRLGSGVFVAISALMFVWAVLVPGREKQATISAALQPAE, from the coding sequence ATGAAATATCAGACCCAGAAAGTCGCGATGCTGTATTTCTACGGCGCGCTGATCCTGTTCCTCGCGCAGGTCCTGTTCGGCCTGGTCGCCGGAACGATCTACGTCCTACCCAACACGCTGTCGGCGCTCCTGCCGTTCAACATCGTCAGGATGATCCACACCAACGCGCTGATCGTGTGGTCGCTGATCGGCTTCATGGGCGCAACCTACTTCCTACTTCCGGAAGAGACCGAGACCGAGCTGTACAGCCCGCTGCTGGCAAAGATCCAGTTCTGGATGTTCTTCGGCGCAGCGGGTGTGGCCGTCGTCGGCTATCTCTTCCACTACCATGAGGGCCGCGAGTTCCTCGAGCAGCCCTTCATCATCAAGGTCGGCATCGTCGTCGTCTGCCTGATGTTCCTGTTCAACGTGACGATGACGGCGCTGAAAGGTCGCAAGACCACGGTCACCAACATCCTGCTGTTCGGGCTGTGGGGCGTTGCGATCTTCTTCCTGTTCGCCTTCTACAATCCAATCAATCTGGCGGTCGACAAGATGTACTGGTGGTACGTCGTCCATCTCTGGGTCGAGGGCGTCTGGGAGCTGATCATGGCCTCCATTCTCGCCTATCTGATGATCAAGCTCAACGGCATCGACCGCGAGGTGGTCGAGAAGTGGCTCTACGTCATCATCGGCCTTGCGCTGTTCTCGGGCATCCTCGGCACCGGCCACCATTTCTACTGGATCGGCGCGCCCGGCTACTGGCAGTGGATCGGCTCGCTGTTCTCCACGCTGGAAGTCGCTCCCTTCTTCACCATGGTGATCTTCACGGTGCAGATGACCTGGAAGGCCGGCCGCAAGCATCCGAACCGCGCTGCGCTGTTGTGGTCGGTCGGCTGCTCCGTGATGGCGTTCCTGGGAGCCGGCGTCTGGGGCTTCCTGCATACGCTGTCCTCGGTGAACTACTACACACACGGCACCCAGGTCACCGCTGCGCACGGCCATCTCGCCTTCTTCGGCGCCTATGTGATGCTGAACCTGTCAGTGATGGCCTACGCGATCCCGCAGCTGAAGGGACGTGCGCCCTACAATCAGTGGCTCTCGATGGCGAGCTTCTGGATCATGTGCACGGCGATGATGGTGATGACCTTCGCGTTGACCTTCGCTGGCGTGGTCCAGGTTCACCTCCAGCGCGTGCTCGGGCAGGGCTACATGGACGTGCAGGACCAGCTCGCGATGTTCTACTGGGTCCGGCTCGGCTCCGGCGTGTTCGTGGCGATCTCCGCGCTGATGTTCGTGTGGGCGGTGCTGGTGCCCGGCCGCGAGAAGCAGGCGACGATTTCTGCAGCACTGCAGCCCGCCGAGTAA
- the mmsB gene encoding multiple monosaccharide ABC transporter permease: protein MTDKTVSLPEERRHGSFIKNNLRNYGMLMSLIAIMLFFQVMTGGTLLQPLNLTNLVLQNSYIVIMALGMLLVIVTGHIDLSVGSVAGFVGAVAAVLMVTYKVDYTLAFIACLLVGAAIGAAQGYWVAYFKIPSFIVTLAGMLVFKGLALAVLQGQSLGPFPATFQKLSSGFIPELLPEAGTVHPTSMLIGAVLALGLVYASAKSRSREQSHGIEVEPYAFFLGKSVLLACAVLYFTYLIASHRGLPNVLVIMTALIALYGFVTRRTVIGRQIYAVGGNAKAASLSGIKTERLTFLTFVNMGVLAALAGLVFAARLNTATPKAGLGFELDVIAACFIGGASAYGGVGRVGGAVVGAMIMGVMNNGMSILGIGIDYQQVIKGLVLLGAVCIDVYNQRR from the coding sequence ATGACCGACAAGACGGTGTCGCTGCCCGAGGAGCGCCGCCACGGCAGCTTCATCAAGAACAACTTACGCAACTACGGCATGCTGATGTCGCTGATCGCGATCATGCTGTTCTTCCAGGTCATGACCGGCGGCACGCTGCTGCAGCCGCTGAATCTCACCAATCTCGTGCTGCAGAACAGCTACATCGTCATCATGGCGCTCGGCATGCTGCTGGTGATCGTCACCGGCCACATCGACCTCTCGGTCGGCTCGGTCGCCGGCTTCGTCGGAGCGGTAGCCGCCGTACTGATGGTGACCTACAAGGTCGACTACACGCTCGCCTTCATCGCCTGCCTGCTGGTCGGTGCCGCCATCGGCGCCGCGCAGGGCTATTGGGTGGCCTATTTCAAGATCCCGTCCTTCATCGTCACCTTGGCGGGCATGCTGGTGTTCAAGGGCCTCGCGCTCGCGGTGTTGCAGGGCCAGTCGCTCGGGCCGTTCCCGGCGACCTTCCAGAAATTGTCGTCGGGATTCATTCCCGAATTGCTGCCTGAGGCCGGCACGGTGCATCCGACCTCCATGCTGATCGGCGCGGTGCTCGCGCTTGGCCTTGTCTACGCCAGCGCCAAGAGCCGCTCGCGCGAACAGTCGCACGGCATCGAGGTCGAGCCTTATGCGTTCTTCCTCGGCAAGAGCGTTTTGCTCGCCTGTGCCGTGCTCTATTTCACCTATCTGATCGCCTCGCATCGGGGCCTGCCGAACGTGCTGGTGATCATGACGGCGCTGATCGCGCTCTACGGTTTCGTCACCCGCCGTACCGTGATCGGCCGGCAGATCTACGCGGTCGGCGGCAACGCCAAGGCGGCGAGCCTGTCCGGCATCAAGACCGAGCGGCTGACTTTCCTCACCTTCGTCAACATGGGTGTGCTCGCCGCGCTCGCCGGCCTCGTCTTCGCCGCGCGCCTCAACACCGCGACCCCGAAAGCCGGCCTCGGCTTCGAGCTCGACGTCATCGCCGCCTGCTTCATCGGCGGTGCCTCCGCCTATGGCGGGGTGGGGCGCGTCGGCGGCGCCGTGGTCGGCGCCATGATCATGGGCGTGATGAACAACGGCATGTCCATCCTGGGTATCGGCATCGACTATCAGCAGGTCATCAAGGGGTTGGTGCTGCTGGGTGCGGTGTGTATCGACGTGTATAACCAACGGCGGTAG
- a CDS encoding Gfo/Idh/MocA family protein, producing the protein MTDLRIAIVGFGKIARDQHVGAIAATPGATLAAVASRNASLPGLPHFATIEELLEKGPPIDAVSLCTPPQVRRAQAAAALAAGKHVMLEKPPGTGVAELDPLIAMAADAKRTLFATWHSRYAPAVEPARQWLAGRRIASVHISWKEDVRVWHPGQGWIWEPGGLGVFDPGINALSILTRILPRPVLVTAAELAFPANCQAPIAANLTLTDISGLPISAEFDFRQTGPQSWDIVVETDQGRMTLSNGGARMVIDGKVLAEAPDEEYRGLYRRFIALAATGASDVDLAPLRLVADAFLLAKRSVVEPFVD; encoded by the coding sequence GTGACAGATCTTCGCATCGCCATCGTCGGCTTCGGCAAGATCGCGCGCGACCAGCATGTCGGCGCCATCGCCGCGACGCCGGGCGCGACGCTCGCGGCTGTCGCCAGCCGCAACGCCTCGCTGCCGGGACTGCCGCATTTCGCGACCATCGAGGAATTGCTGGAGAAGGGGCCGCCGATCGACGCGGTCTCGCTCTGCACGCCGCCGCAGGTGCGCCGCGCCCAGGCTGCTGCGGCGCTGGCCGCCGGCAAGCATGTCATGCTGGAGAAGCCGCCGGGCACCGGCGTCGCCGAGCTCGATCCGCTGATCGCCATGGCGGCAGATGCGAAGCGCACGCTGTTTGCGACCTGGCATTCCCGCTACGCGCCCGCGGTCGAGCCGGCACGGCAATGGCTCGCCGGGCGCCGCATCGCCTCCGTGCATATCAGCTGGAAGGAGGACGTCCGCGTCTGGCATCCCGGGCAGGGCTGGATCTGGGAGCCGGGTGGCCTTGGCGTGTTCGATCCTGGCATCAACGCGCTGTCGATCCTCACCCGTATCCTGCCGCGACCCGTGTTAGTTACCGCGGCGGAGCTGGCCTTTCCCGCCAATTGCCAGGCGCCGATCGCCGCGAACCTGACCCTGACGGACATCAGCGGCCTCCCGATCAGCGCCGAATTCGACTTTCGCCAGACGGGACCTCAGAGCTGGGATATCGTGGTGGAAACCGACCAGGGCCGGATGACCTTGTCGAACGGAGGGGCGCGCATGGTGATCGACGGCAAGGTGCTTGCCGAAGCGCCTGATGAGGAATATCGCGGCCTCTACCGGCGCTTCATCGCGCTCGCCGCCACCGGCGCGAGTGACGTCGATCTGGCGCCGCTTCGCCTCGTCGCCGACGCCTTCCTGCTCGCCAAGCGCAGCGTCGTCGAACCATTCGTGGACTGA
- a CDS encoding c-type cytochrome, whose amino-acid sequence MAERLTKSAARNVFYGGSAFFFAIFIGLTAHSHYYMNTTSTDAKTLTSSVARGKHVWEKHSCINCHTLLGEGAYFAPEVGNVWDRWGGNEDPAGAREALKAWMQAQPSGAPGRRQMPQFNLSDQELNDLADFLQWTSTIKRQEWPPNKAG is encoded by the coding sequence ATGGCTGAACGCCTGACCAAATCGGCCGCTCGAAACGTCTTCTACGGCGGCTCGGCCTTTTTCTTCGCCATCTTCATAGGGCTGACGGCGCACAGCCACTACTACATGAACACGACTTCGACTGACGCGAAGACGCTGACCTCGTCAGTCGCCCGGGGCAAGCATGTCTGGGAGAAGCACTCCTGCATCAACTGCCACACGCTGCTGGGCGAGGGCGCGTATTTCGCACCCGAGGTCGGCAACGTCTGGGATCGCTGGGGCGGCAACGAGGATCCGGCCGGCGCGCGCGAGGCGCTGAAGGCCTGGATGCAGGCACAACCTTCTGGTGCGCCGGGCCGGCGCCAGATGCCTCAGTTCAACCTCTCCGACCAGGAGCTCAACGATCTCGCCGACTTCCTGCAATGGACCTCGACGATCAAGCGCCAGGAATGGCCGCCGAACAAGGCCGGTTGA
- a CDS encoding CbbQ/NirQ/NorQ/GpvN family protein, protein MKPALHTVTSAPAFPAYVPSGNECELFEHAWRRRLPVLLKGPTGCGKTRFVAHMAARLGLPLHTVACHDDLTAADLTGRYLLRGGDTVWTDGPLTRAVHEGGICYLDEVVEARKDVTVVLHPLTDDRRILPLERTGEELAAPNSFMLVVSYNPGYQTLLKALKPSTRQRFVAIEFGFLPPEQEIAVVSAESGLSPEHVRPLVGLAGRLRALRGHDLEEGVSTRLVVYCASLIGAGTPIAEAVLAGMIEPLTDDADVKAALLDVARAVIG, encoded by the coding sequence ATGAAACCCGCTCTTCACACCGTGACCTCCGCGCCAGCGTTTCCGGCCTATGTTCCATCCGGAAACGAATGCGAGCTGTTCGAGCACGCCTGGCGGCGCCGGCTACCGGTGCTGCTCAAGGGCCCGACCGGCTGCGGCAAGACACGTTTCGTCGCGCATATGGCGGCGCGACTAGGCCTGCCGCTTCACACCGTAGCCTGTCACGACGATCTCACCGCAGCCGATCTCACCGGCCGCTATCTGCTCCGCGGCGGCGACACCGTGTGGACCGATGGCCCGTTGACGCGTGCGGTTCACGAGGGTGGCATCTGCTATCTCGACGAGGTGGTGGAAGCGCGCAAGGATGTCACCGTGGTGCTCCATCCCCTGACAGACGACCGCCGCATCCTGCCGCTGGAGCGCACCGGTGAGGAGCTGGCGGCGCCAAACAGCTTCATGCTCGTCGTCTCCTATAATCCTGGCTACCAGACGCTGCTCAAGGCGCTGAAGCCGTCGACGCGGCAGCGCTTCGTCGCCATCGAATTCGGCTTTCTGCCGCCCGAGCAGGAGATCGCCGTCGTGTCCGCCGAAAGCGGACTGTCGCCGGAGCATGTGCGGCCGCTGGTCGGGCTGGCTGGTCGGCTGCGCGCGCTGAGGGGACACGATCTGGAGGAGGGCGTCTCGACCCGGCTCGTGGTCTATTGCGCGAGCCTGATCGGCGCGGGCACGCCGATTGCCGAGGCGGTGCTCGCCGGCATGATCGAGCCGCTTACTGACGATGCCGACGTCAAGGCCGCGCTGCTGGACGTCGCGCGTGCCGTGATCGGGTGA
- the mmsA gene encoding multiple monosaccharide ABC transporter ATP-binding protein, whose translation MTAMLEMRNVSKSFAGVQALRDVNFSVHAGQIHALVGENGAGKSTLMKVLSGVYPHGSYEGTIVFEGEERRFRDINDSEALGIIIIHQELALIPLMSIAENIFLSHPPSKLGIIDRDEVYRRTRELLAQVGLKESPDTLITDLGVGKQQLVEIAKALSKRVRMLILDEPTASLNEADSAALLERLMTFREQGIGSILISHKLNEVAKVADHITVLRDGRTVDSIDCRAEPIQEDRIIRSMVNRDLAHRFPERNAKIGEAVLTVENWSVYHPIHPERQVIKNVNFSVRRGEVVGIAGLMGAGRTEFAMSLFGRSWGTNITGSLRLEGREMMLPSVAAAIDAGLAYVTEDRKQLGLILADDVRKNITLASLEQVAPRRVIDDIAELKVASDYRNRMRIRCSDVYQETGQLSGGNQQKVVLSKWLMTDPKVLILDEPTRGIDVGAKYEIYCIINELAEAGRGVVVISSEMPELLGICDRICVMNEGAFVGEFGGSEATQEKIMRAIMRNERSIGNAAPVAADMGGTQP comes from the coding sequence ATGACCGCCATGCTGGAGATGCGTAACGTCAGCAAGAGCTTTGCCGGTGTGCAGGCGCTGCGCGACGTCAACTTCTCAGTTCACGCAGGCCAGATCCACGCGCTCGTCGGCGAGAACGGCGCCGGCAAGTCGACGCTGATGAAGGTGTTGAGCGGGGTCTATCCGCACGGCAGCTATGAAGGTACCATCGTCTTCGAGGGCGAGGAGCGTCGCTTCCGCGACATCAACGATTCCGAGGCGCTCGGCATCATCATCATCCATCAGGAGCTGGCGCTGATCCCACTGATGTCGATCGCCGAGAACATCTTTCTGTCGCATCCGCCGTCGAAGCTTGGCATCATCGATCGCGACGAGGTCTACCGACGTACGCGGGAGCTGCTCGCGCAGGTCGGTCTGAAGGAATCGCCTGACACGTTGATCACTGATCTCGGCGTCGGCAAGCAGCAGCTGGTCGAGATCGCCAAGGCCCTCTCCAAGCGGGTGCGCATGCTGATCCTGGACGAGCCGACGGCGAGCCTCAACGAGGCGGACAGCGCCGCGCTGCTCGAACGCCTGATGACATTCCGCGAGCAGGGCATCGGTTCGATCCTGATCTCGCACAAGCTGAACGAGGTCGCCAAGGTCGCCGACCACATCACGGTGCTGCGCGACGGCCGCACCGTCGACAGCATCGATTGCCGTGCCGAGCCGATCCAGGAGGACCGCATCATCCGCAGCATGGTCAATCGCGATCTCGCTCACCGCTTCCCGGAGCGCAACGCGAAGATCGGTGAGGCCGTGCTCACCGTCGAGAACTGGTCGGTCTATCATCCCATTCATCCCGAACGGCAGGTGATCAAGAACGTCAATTTCAGCGTCAGGCGAGGCGAGGTCGTGGGCATCGCCGGCCTGATGGGTGCCGGTCGCACCGAATTTGCGATGAGCCTGTTCGGCCGCTCCTGGGGCACCAATATCACCGGCAGCCTCCGGCTCGAGGGCAGGGAGATGATGCTACCGAGCGTCGCGGCCGCGATCGACGCCGGCCTTGCCTATGTCACCGAGGACCGCAAGCAGCTCGGCCTTATCCTCGCCGACGACGTTCGCAAGAACATCACGCTGGCAAGCCTCGAGCAGGTCGCACCCAGACGGGTGATCGACGACATTGCCGAGCTGAAGGTCGCAAGCGACTACCGCAACCGCATGCGGATCCGCTGCTCAGACGTCTACCAGGAGACCGGCCAGCTCTCAGGCGGCAATCAGCAGAAAGTCGTGCTGTCGAAATGGCTGATGACCGATCCGAAAGTGCTGATCCTGGACGAGCCAACGCGAGGGATCGACGTCGGTGCCAAATACGAGATTTACTGTATCATCAACGAGCTGGCGGAGGCCGGCCGCGGCGTGGTGGTGATCTCCTCGGAAATGCCGGAGCTGCTCGGCATCTGCGACCGCATCTGCGTCATGAACGAGGGCGCCTTCGTCGGCGAATTCGGGGGATCCGAGGCGACGCAGGAAAAGATCATGCGCGCGATCATGCGCAACGAACGAAGCATTGGGAACGCCGCGCCCGTAGCCGCGGATATGGGAGGAACGCAGCCATGA
- a CDS encoding cytochrome C oxidase subunit IV family protein, with translation MPDRLDITWIALIGLALATVVVPPFVPRPLLANALLLAFAALKGRRIVLDFLDLRSAPALWRGLVSAWIVTVLLLAWLGSAVVALF, from the coding sequence ATTCCGGATCGTCTCGACATCACCTGGATTGCGCTGATTGGTCTTGCGCTCGCGACCGTTGTTGTCCCACCATTTGTGCCGCGTCCGCTGCTTGCCAATGCCTTGCTCCTGGCATTCGCCGCCCTCAAGGGTCGCCGCATCGTGCTCGATTTCCTCGATCTTCGCTCTGCGCCCGCGCTCTGGCGCGGCCTCGTCAGCGCATGGATCGTCACCGTGCTGCTGCTTGCCTGGCTCGGATCCGCGGTCGTCGCCCTGTTCTGA
- the chvE gene encoding multiple monosaccharide ABC transporter substrate-binding protein: MLKLKTTFLALALAGAATMATGVAAVAQKATVGIAMPTKSSARWIDDGNNMVKVLKERGYNTDLQYAEDDIPNQLSQVENMVTKGAKALVIAAIDGTTLSDVLKQAKAKGIIVIAYDRLIRGTPNVDYYATFDNFQVGVLQAQSIEKGLGLKEGKGPFNIELFGGSPDDNNAYFFYNGAMSVLKPYIDSGKLVVASGQMGMDKVATLRWDGATAQARMDNLLSAYYGNKKINAVLSPYDGISIGIISSLKGVGYGSADQPMPIISGQDAEVPSIKAMLRGDQYSTIFKDTRDLAKVTADMVDAALAGKQVTVNDTKTYENGVKTVPSYLLKPVVVYKDNWEKELVDSGYYKKSQFQ, encoded by the coding sequence ATGCTGAAATTGAAGACCACATTCCTCGCGCTGGCGCTGGCCGGCGCTGCGACGATGGCCACGGGCGTCGCCGCCGTTGCCCAGAAGGCGACGGTCGGCATCGCCATGCCGACCAAATCCTCGGCGCGCTGGATCGACGACGGCAACAACATGGTCAAGGTGCTGAAAGAGCGCGGCTACAACACCGACCTGCAATATGCCGAGGACGACATTCCGAACCAGCTCTCGCAGGTCGAGAACATGGTGACCAAGGGCGCCAAGGCGCTGGTCATCGCCGCAATCGACGGCACGACTCTGTCAGATGTGCTGAAGCAGGCAAAAGCAAAAGGCATCATCGTGATCGCCTATGACCGCCTGATCCGCGGCACGCCGAACGTCGACTATTACGCAACCTTCGACAACTTCCAGGTCGGCGTGCTCCAGGCGCAGTCGATCGAAAAGGGCCTCGGCCTGAAGGAGGGCAAGGGACCCTTTAACATCGAGCTGTTCGGCGGCTCGCCCGACGACAACAACGCCTACTTCTTCTACAATGGCGCCATGAGCGTGCTGAAACCCTACATCGACAGCGGCAAGCTCGTCGTCGCCTCCGGCCAGATGGGCATGGACAAGGTCGCGACGCTGCGCTGGGACGGCGCCACCGCGCAGGCGCGCATGGATAATCTGCTCAGCGCCTATTACGGCAACAAGAAGATCAATGCCGTGCTGTCGCCCTATGACGGCATCTCGATCGGCATCATCTCCTCGCTGAAGGGCGTCGGCTATGGCAGCGCCGACCAGCCGATGCCGATCATCTCCGGTCAGGACGCCGAGGTGCCCTCAATCAAGGCGATGCTGCGGGGCGATCAGTATTCGACCATCTTCAAGGACACCCGCGACCTCGCCAAGGTCACGGCCGACATGGTCGACGCCGCGCTCGCCGGCAAGCAAGTCACTGTCAACGACACCAAGACCTACGAGAACGGCGTCAAGACGGTGCCGTCCTATCTGCTCAAGCCGGTCGTGGTCTACAAGGACAATTGGGAGAAGGAGCTGGTCGACAGCGGCTACTACAAGAAGTCGCAGTTCCAGTGA
- a CDS encoding cytochrome c oxidase subunit 3: MSVADCEQEKAGWGIFEGLPGDPMIWVLISSELAAFGLFLGAFIVTRALHPAIFAAGQATLDAHLAGINTVVLVTSGWAAARGTAAARAGRRQVARGWLFGAMTLGGLFIAVKLLEYAGEIAKGNGLETSAFFTLYFLLTGFHLLHVGLGIVILAVVSRSTEASSVETGAAFWHMVDVLWVVMFPIIYLVQP, translated from the coding sequence ATGTCGGTCGCCGATTGCGAACAAGAGAAAGCCGGCTGGGGAATCTTCGAAGGCCTCCCTGGCGATCCCATGATTTGGGTGCTGATCTCCAGCGAGCTCGCCGCCTTCGGCCTGTTTCTCGGCGCCTTCATCGTCACCCGCGCGCTCCATCCTGCGATATTCGCGGCAGGCCAAGCTACGCTTGACGCCCATCTCGCCGGGATCAACACCGTCGTTCTGGTGACCAGCGGATGGGCCGCGGCCCGCGGGACGGCGGCCGCGCGTGCGGGCCGCAGGCAGGTGGCGCGCGGCTGGCTGTTCGGCGCGATGACGCTCGGCGGTTTATTCATCGCGGTCAAGCTGCTCGAATATGCAGGGGAAATCGCCAAGGGAAATGGCCTGGAAACCAGCGCGTTCTTCACCCTCTATTTTCTCCTCACCGGCTTTCATCTCCTGCATGTCGGCCTCGGCATCGTGATCCTGGCCGTCGTTTCCCGCAGTACCGAAGCGTCTAGCGTGGAGACGGGAGCCGCCTTCTGGCACATGGTCGATGTGCTCTGGGTCGTCATGTTCCCGATCATCTATCTGGTGCAGCCGTGA
- a CDS encoding SMP-30/gluconolactonase/LRE family protein — protein sequence MEQVPTSVLSDHPCHLGEGPTYDAPTDTAWWFDIREGLLFEAQLGSGSIRVHTLGRMASALGRIDAERHLIVAEDGLYVRKLADGVMTLLCPLEADNPTTRSNDARVHQSGTFWIGTMGRKAEPGAGAIYAFHRGKISLLFPRISIPNSICFSPDGAIGYFADSARAVLYRVPLNPATGLPRGEPEVLLRHTGIGGLDGSVCDADGQIWNACWGASRIDVYSPQGERLRSLGVPAKQASCPAFVGPDLSSLLVTSAWQDMDAAARASDPQAGQTFLLEASARGRAEPDIKLA from the coding sequence ATGGAGCAGGTGCCCACGTCTGTCCTCTCGGACCATCCTTGCCATCTCGGCGAGGGGCCGACCTATGACGCGCCCACCGATACCGCCTGGTGGTTCGACATCCGCGAAGGGCTGCTGTTCGAGGCGCAGCTCGGCAGCGGCAGCATCCGCGTCCATACGCTCGGCCGGATGGCGAGTGCGCTCGGGCGCATCGATGCGGAGCGGCACTTGATCGTCGCCGAGGACGGCCTCTATGTCCGCAAGCTCGCCGACGGCGTCATGACACTGCTCTGTCCGCTCGAAGCCGACAATCCCACGACGCGTTCCAATGACGCGCGGGTGCATCAATCCGGCACGTTCTGGATCGGCACCATGGGCCGCAAGGCGGAGCCCGGGGCAGGCGCAATCTATGCGTTTCATCGCGGCAAGATCTCCCTGCTGTTCCCCCGCATCAGCATTCCGAACTCGATCTGCTTTTCGCCGGACGGTGCGATCGGCTATTTCGCCGATAGTGCGCGCGCCGTGCTCTACAGGGTCCCGCTCAACCCCGCGACCGGCCTGCCGCGTGGCGAGCCCGAAGTGCTGCTGCGTCACACCGGCATCGGCGGTCTCGACGGCTCGGTGTGCGATGCCGACGGGCAGATCTGGAACGCGTGCTGGGGTGCAAGCCGCATCGACGTCTACTCTCCCCAAGGCGAGCGCCTGCGCTCACTCGGCGTGCCAGCCAAGCAAGCGAGCTGTCCCGCGTTTGTCGGTCCGGATCTGTCGAGCCTCCTCGTCACGTCCGCATGGCAGGACATGGACGCAGCAGCGCGCGCCTCGGATCCGCAAGCAGGCCAAACCTTTCTGCTGGAGGCTTCCGCGCGCGGTCGCGCGGAGCCCGACATCAAGCTCGCATAG
- a CDS encoding aldose epimerase family protein, which translates to MAASRITKDAFGTLPDGRKVERIVLRGESGFEARIITHGAVLQALIAPDANGGHDDVVLGHDAFAGYLTERKFFGATVGRYANRIAKGRFSLDGQTVQLAVNNGPNALHGGLDGFDRKLWEIAEIDEGAEPVVTLIYASPHGEEHYPGRLDVRLTYRVTGPTELSLTMEARTDRPTIVNLTNHSFFNLEGATSGTTILDHELTVAAEHFLAIDPTAIPLPEPPRSVAGTPFDFRDAQAVGARIRESDQQLQNGRGYDHTYCLGRDGGLALAARLEAPRSGRIMELLTDQPGLQVYSGNYLDGTISGKGGKLIRQSDAICLEPHIWPDAPNRPDFPSPRLAPGEIYRHHTVYRFSVRSP; encoded by the coding sequence ATGGCCGCATCAAGGATCACAAAAGACGCTTTTGGAACGTTGCCCGACGGCCGCAAGGTCGAGCGCATCGTGCTGCGTGGGGAGAGCGGCTTCGAAGCACGCATCATCACCCATGGCGCGGTGCTGCAAGCGTTGATCGCGCCCGACGCCAATGGTGGCCATGATGATGTCGTGCTCGGCCATGACGCATTCGCCGGCTACCTCACTGAGCGAAAGTTCTTCGGCGCCACCGTCGGCCGCTATGCCAACCGTATCGCCAAGGGGCGGTTCTCGCTCGATGGCCAGACGGTGCAGCTTGCCGTCAACAACGGCCCCAATGCGCTGCATGGCGGCCTCGATGGTTTCGACCGCAAGCTCTGGGAGATTGCGGAGATCGACGAGGGCGCCGAGCCCGTGGTGACGCTCATTTATGCCAGCCCGCATGGCGAAGAACATTATCCCGGTCGGCTCGACGTGCGTCTGACCTACCGCGTCACGGGACCGACCGAATTGTCGCTCACCATGGAGGCCCGAACGGACCGTCCGACCATCGTCAACCTCACCAACCACAGCTTCTTCAATCTGGAAGGCGCAACGTCCGGTACCACCATTCTCGATCACGAGCTGACCGTCGCCGCCGAGCATTTCCTTGCGATCGATCCCACCGCCATTCCGTTGCCGGAGCCGCCGCGCAGTGTGGCCGGCACACCGTTCGATTTTCGCGATGCGCAAGCAGTCGGCGCGCGGATCCGCGAGAGCGATCAGCAATTGCAGAACGGCAGGGGCTACGACCACACCTATTGCCTAGGCCGTGACGGCGGGCTCGCGCTCGCAGCGCGGCTGGAGGCGCCGCGCTCGGGACGCATCATGGAACTGCTCACCGACCAGCCCGGCCTTCAGGTCTATTCCGGCAACTATCTCGATGGCACGATTTCAGGGAAGGGCGGCAAGCTGATCCGGCAATCGGATGCGATTTGCCTGGAGCCGCACATCTGGCCTGACGCGCCGAACCGGCCGGACTTCCCGAGCCCTCGGCTCGCACCCGGCGAGATCTATCGTCATCACACCGTGTATCGCTTTTCGGTGAGGTCGCCATGA